In one Aeromicrobium erythreum genomic region, the following are encoded:
- a CDS encoding lysophospholipid acyltransferase family protein, giving the protein MRDYTYPTVIVTAKTLFKVLGMKFQTSGTEHIPREGGAILAANHIGYVDFVFDGLAAQPSGRLVRFMAKKEAFDHAVGGPLMRSFHHIEVDRDAGQASYDKAVEYARSGEIVGIFPEATISRSMEIKELKTGAVRMAAEAGVPLIPMVTWGTQLLKTKDHDSDIWGRGKTIALHVGEPIPVTGEDPVAETQQLREAMTALLDKAIREYPTPPEGQWWAPARYGGLAPTPEEAARLDAEEKAAKAARRAARAAERGTDPQT; this is encoded by the coding sequence ATGCGCGACTACACGTACCCGACGGTGATCGTCACCGCCAAGACCCTCTTCAAGGTCCTCGGCATGAAGTTCCAGACGTCGGGGACGGAGCACATCCCGCGCGAGGGCGGTGCCATCCTGGCCGCCAACCACATCGGCTACGTCGACTTCGTCTTCGACGGGCTCGCCGCGCAGCCATCGGGCCGGCTCGTCCGCTTCATGGCGAAGAAGGAGGCCTTCGACCACGCCGTCGGCGGGCCGCTCATGCGCTCGTTCCACCACATCGAGGTCGACCGCGACGCGGGCCAGGCGTCCTACGACAAGGCCGTCGAGTACGCCCGCTCCGGCGAGATCGTCGGCATCTTCCCCGAGGCCACGATCAGCCGCTCGATGGAGATCAAGGAGCTCAAGACCGGTGCCGTGCGCATGGCCGCCGAGGCGGGCGTGCCGCTCATCCCCATGGTCACCTGGGGCACCCAGCTGCTGAAGACGAAGGACCACGACTCCGACATCTGGGGTCGCGGCAAGACGATCGCGCTGCACGTCGGCGAGCCGATCCCGGTGACCGGCGAGGACCCGGTCGCCGAGACCCAGCAGCTGCGCGAGGCCATGACCGCCCTGCTCGACAAGGCGATCCGCGAGTACCCGACCCCGCCCGAGGGCCAGTGGTGGGCACCGGCCCGGTACGGCGGACTCGCGCCCACGCCCGAGGAGGCCGCCCGCCTCGACGCCGAGGAGAAGGCCGCCAAGGCAGCCCGCCGTGCGGCCCGTGCAGCCGAGCGTGGGACCGACCCGCAGACCTGA
- a CDS encoding IS30 family transposase — protein MPGSRLVEGERWVIERGLEAGLTQGQIAAVLGRSPATISREVRRGGGPRSSRAGVVLIGRPARYRASKAQRLARRRACRPKPCKVVGELAAVVAGLLEADWSPQQIAAMLPSLYPDDEAMRVSHETIYQSLFVQTRGELRRELTAHLRTGRVARGTKTRSEKIGKLKGMVSISARPAEADDRAVPGHWEGDLLLGGIGKGQIITLVERRSRFVLLAPLNTSRTAADTREQLTAIIARLPLELRKSLTWDQGREMAQHAQFTIATGMPVYFCDPHSPWQRGSNENTNGLLRQYWPKGADLRHVTQDECDAIALRLNTRPRQTLGWKTPAQTLNEGLLATTG, from the coding sequence ATGCCTGGTTCTCGTCTGGTCGAGGGTGAGCGGTGGGTGATCGAGCGTGGTTTGGAGGCTGGTCTGACGCAGGGCCAGATCGCTGCGGTGCTGGGTCGTTCGCCGGCGACGATCTCGCGTGAGGTGCGTCGTGGTGGTGGTCCGCGTTCGTCGCGTGCCGGTGTGGTGCTGATCGGTCGGCCTGCCCGTTATCGGGCGTCCAAGGCGCAGCGGTTGGCGCGGCGGCGGGCTTGTCGACCCAAGCCGTGCAAGGTGGTGGGCGAGCTTGCTGCGGTGGTCGCTGGCTTGTTGGAGGCTGACTGGTCACCACAGCAGATCGCCGCCATGTTGCCGAGCCTGTATCCGGACGATGAGGCTATGCGCGTGAGTCACGAGACGATCTACCAGTCGCTGTTCGTGCAGACCCGTGGCGAGCTGCGCAGGGAGCTGACGGCGCATCTACGCACCGGTCGGGTCGCGCGCGGCACGAAGACCCGTAGCGAGAAGATCGGCAAGCTCAAGGGCATGGTCTCGATCTCCGCGCGGCCGGCTGAGGCAGATGATCGGGCCGTGCCCGGCCATTGGGAGGGCGACCTGCTGCTGGGCGGGATCGGCAAGGGCCAGATCATCACGCTGGTCGAACGCCGATCCCGGTTCGTGCTCCTGGCGCCGTTGAACACCTCGCGCACCGCGGCCGATACCCGCGAGCAGCTGACCGCGATCATCGCCCGGCTCCCGTTGGAGCTGCGCAAGTCCCTGACCTGGGACCAGGGCCGCGAGATGGCCCAACACGCCCAGTTCACCATCGCCACCGGCATGCCCGTCTACTTCTGCGACCCCCACTCGCCCTGGCAGCGCGGCAGCAACGAGAACACCAACGGACTCCTGCGCCAGTACTGGCCCAAGGGTGCGGACCTGCGCCACGTCACCCAGGACGAATGCGACGCCATCGCCCTACGCCTGAACACCCGCCCACGCCAGACCCTCGGATGGAAGACTCCAGCCCAGACCCTCAACGAAGGGCTACTTGCAACAACCGGTTGA
- the rimI gene encoding ribosomal protein S18-alanine N-acetyltransferase, with protein sequence MIRPALETDLPVLLELEGQAFAADAWSEPTLRAEIAHPDRAVLVAESDATVVGYVDVGVVADVADLHRVAVAPTHRRRGLASQLVEAGRDAARERGADRMLLEVAADNDAALALYAAHGFEHLARRRRYYAGGRDALVLQVGLTGELT encoded by the coding sequence GTGATCCGGCCGGCGCTGGAGACCGACCTGCCCGTCCTGCTCGAGCTGGAGGGGCAGGCCTTCGCGGCCGACGCATGGTCCGAGCCGACCCTGCGCGCGGAGATCGCCCACCCCGATCGTGCCGTGCTCGTCGCCGAGAGCGACGCCACCGTGGTCGGGTACGTCGACGTCGGCGTGGTGGCCGACGTCGCCGACCTGCACCGCGTGGCCGTCGCGCCGACGCACCGCCGACGTGGCCTCGCGTCGCAGCTCGTCGAGGCCGGCCGCGACGCGGCCCGCGAGCGCGGCGCCGACCGCATGCTGCTCGAGGTGGCCGCCGACAACGACGCCGCCCTGGCGCTCTACGCGGCGCACGGGTTCGAGCACCTCGCCCGACGTCGCAGGTACTACGCCGGTGGTCGCGACGCCCTCGTCCTCCAGGTCGGGCTGACGGGGGAGCTCACGTGA
- a CDS encoding ATP-binding cassette domain-containing protein translates to MAVIEARGLGKSYGTRRAVDDLSFTVHPGSVTGFLGPNGSGKSTTMRLMLGLDRGEGRTTFDGRTFAELEQPMRHVGALLEAKPFHPTRQARHHLQMLAVANRIERRRVDEVLELVGLSAQAKGRPRKFSLGMGQRLGIAAALLGDPHTLILDEPSNGLDPQGITWLRQLLRHLAGEGRSVFVSSHLLQEMAQLADEVVVVGRGRLLTSGPVKDFVEHGGTAEVLLRTPDLGVLAPAIVAAGGTLTPDDDGLQRVTGLDAARVGDLAHQHGARVHELTVRRATLEEAFLNATGLDEEYRGAITADRPAGEAGGAR, encoded by the coding sequence GTGGCAGTCATCGAGGCACGAGGGCTCGGCAAGAGCTACGGCACCCGGCGAGCGGTCGACGACCTGAGCTTCACCGTGCACCCGGGGAGCGTCACGGGCTTCCTCGGCCCGAACGGGTCGGGCAAGTCCACGACCATGCGGCTCATGCTCGGTCTCGACCGCGGCGAGGGTCGCACGACGTTCGACGGACGCACGTTCGCCGAGCTCGAGCAGCCGATGCGCCACGTCGGGGCCCTGCTGGAGGCCAAGCCCTTCCACCCGACCCGCCAGGCACGCCATCACCTGCAGATGCTCGCGGTGGCCAACCGGATCGAGCGGCGCCGCGTCGACGAGGTGCTCGAGCTCGTCGGTCTCTCGGCACAGGCGAAGGGCCGGCCCCGCAAGTTCAGCCTCGGCATGGGCCAGCGGCTCGGCATCGCCGCCGCCCTCCTGGGCGACCCGCACACCCTGATCCTCGACGAGCCCAGCAACGGGCTCGACCCGCAGGGCATCACCTGGCTGCGCCAGCTGTTGCGCCACCTCGCGGGGGAGGGGCGCTCGGTGTTCGTCTCGAGCCACCTGCTCCAGGAGATGGCGCAGCTCGCCGACGAGGTCGTCGTCGTGGGCCGCGGGCGCCTCCTCACGAGCGGTCCCGTCAAGGACTTCGTCGAGCACGGGGGGACCGCCGAGGTGCTGCTGCGCACTCCCGACCTCGGCGTCCTCGCGCCGGCCATCGTCGCCGCCGGCGGGACCCTCACCCCCGACGACGACGGTCTGCAGCGCGTCACCGGCCTCGACGCCGCCCGGGTGGGCGACCTCGCGCACCAGCACGGCGCCCGCGTGCACGAGCTGACGGTCCGGCGCGCCACCCTCGAGGAGGCGTTCCTCAACGCCACCGGCCTCGACGAGGAGTACCGCGGGGCGATCACCGCCGACCGTCCGGCCGGCGAGGCGGGGGGTGCCCGATGA
- the tsaB gene encoding tRNA (adenosine(37)-N6)-threonylcarbamoyltransferase complex dimerization subunit type 1 TsaB, translated as MLLLAIDTSGPAVSVAVHDGDQVVGSAQGEGTMAHGELLAPAVRDALADAGRSAADLTDVAVGVGPGPFTGLRVGIVTARTLAATLGLTSHGVCSLDALALDAGLGAEHLVAIDARRKEVYWARYVPDADGVPRRVDGPHVDKPVELARLHPDLPVVGRGATLYADVLDATDGPLDPSAAALAEGVVRGHVEVLGLEPLYLRRPDAQPAAPVR; from the coding sequence GTGCTGCTGCTCGCGATCGACACGTCCGGACCCGCGGTGAGCGTCGCCGTGCACGACGGTGACCAGGTCGTCGGGTCGGCGCAGGGCGAGGGGACGATGGCGCACGGCGAGCTGCTCGCCCCGGCGGTACGCGACGCGCTCGCCGACGCCGGACGTAGCGCCGCCGACCTCACCGACGTCGCCGTCGGGGTGGGTCCCGGACCGTTCACCGGGCTGCGGGTCGGGATCGTCACCGCGCGCACCCTCGCCGCGACCCTCGGCCTCACGAGCCACGGCGTCTGCTCGCTCGACGCGCTCGCCCTCGACGCGGGCCTCGGCGCCGAGCACCTCGTCGCCATCGACGCGCGGCGCAAGGAGGTCTACTGGGCGCGCTACGTGCCCGACGCCGACGGCGTCCCGCGCCGGGTCGACGGACCGCACGTCGACAAGCCCGTCGAGCTCGCGCGGCTCCACCCCGACCTGCCCGTCGTCGGACGTGGCGCCACCCTCTACGCCGACGTGCTCGACGCCACCGACGGTCCCCTCGACCCGTCCGCCGCCGCGCTCGCCGAGGGCGTCGTGCGAGGCCACGTCGAGGTGCTGGGGCTCGAGCCGCTCTACCTGCGCCGCCCCGACGCGCAGCCCGCCGCCCCGGTGCGGTGA
- the tsaE gene encoding tRNA (adenosine(37)-N6)-threonylcarbamoyltransferase complex ATPase subunit type 1 TsaE, giving the protein MRALDVLDAGPEHAEAIVDIIHRSFSVRPDLDPPSTALDETVESVSEVLATAGGLLVERRGVPMGALLFDESRPGKLGLRRVSVDPEIQARGVASAMVGVAEDTAEERGKDGIWLHVREELPDTVRFWTRRKYHPVGQEGPLLVLGKTLWLAREVPTPDAMQHLAARVAELVRPGDLLVLSGDLGAGKTTFTQGLGDALHVRGPVTSPTFVLARTHPSLVDGPALVHVDAYRLGSAAEVDDLDLDTASDEAVTVVEWGEGMAEQLNDSWLSVSIEVRGARPIDPLGTEHDGDHPDEAEPRVVTIKPHGPRWVDVPLRSTLLG; this is encoded by the coding sequence ATGCGGGCGCTCGACGTCCTCGACGCCGGCCCCGAGCACGCCGAGGCGATCGTCGACATCATCCACCGCTCGTTCAGCGTCCGACCCGACCTCGACCCGCCCTCGACCGCCCTCGACGAGACCGTCGAGTCGGTGTCGGAGGTGCTCGCCACGGCCGGTGGGCTGCTCGTGGAACGTCGCGGCGTGCCCATGGGCGCGCTGCTGTTCGACGAGTCGCGGCCGGGCAAGCTCGGCCTGCGTCGCGTGTCGGTCGACCCGGAGATCCAGGCTCGCGGCGTCGCGTCGGCCATGGTCGGCGTCGCGGAGGACACGGCCGAGGAGCGCGGCAAGGACGGCATCTGGCTGCACGTGCGCGAGGAGCTGCCCGACACGGTGCGGTTCTGGACCCGCCGCAAGTACCACCCGGTGGGCCAGGAGGGTCCGCTGCTGGTGCTCGGCAAGACGTTGTGGCTCGCCCGCGAGGTGCCGACGCCCGACGCGATGCAGCACCTCGCCGCGCGCGTGGCCGAGCTGGTGCGCCCCGGCGACCTGCTCGTCCTCTCGGGCGACCTCGGCGCCGGCAAGACGACGTTCACCCAGGGGCTCGGCGACGCGCTGCACGTGCGCGGACCCGTCACGTCGCCGACGTTCGTGCTCGCCCGCACGCACCCGTCGCTCGTCGACGGTCCCGCCCTCGTCCACGTCGACGCCTACCGCCTCGGCAGCGCCGCCGAGGTCGACGACCTCGACCTCGACACCGCCTCCGACGAGGCCGTCACCGTCGTCGAGTGGGGCGAGGGGATGGCCGAGCAGCTCAACGACAGCTGGCTCTCGGTGAGCATCGAGGTTCGCGGTGCCCGCCCCATCGACCCCCTCGGCACCGAGCACGACGGCGACCACCCCGACGAGGCCGAGCCGCGCGTCGTGACCATCAAGCCACACGGTCCCCGCTGGGTCGACGTGCCGCTGCGCTCCACGCTTCTCGGCTGA
- the tsaD gene encoding tRNA (adenosine(37)-N6)-threonylcarbamoyltransferase complex transferase subunit TsaD, producing MSEPLVLGIESSCDETGVGIVRGTELLAHAVASSVEEHVRFGGVVPEVASRAHLEAMVPTLEQAYAQAGLDVSDVDAIAVTCGPGLSGALLVGVAAAKALAVAHDKPLYGLNHLAAHVAVDQLEHGRFDRRVAALLVSGGHTEILLVDDIASDITMLGTTIDDAAGEAFDKVARLLGLPYPGGPHIDRVAREGDGTAIAFPRGLTAAKDAERYRYDFSFSGLKSAVSRHVQHEQRMGRQIDAADVAASFQDAVVDVLTRKTVQACRDHDVDTLVVGGGVAANGRLREMVLARAEAAGIEVRIPRPGLCTDNGAMVAALGAEVVARGVAPSSLDLPVDSSLPVTRIVA from the coding sequence GTGAGCGAACCCCTCGTCCTCGGCATCGAGTCGTCCTGCGACGAGACCGGTGTCGGCATCGTCCGCGGCACCGAGCTCCTCGCCCACGCGGTCGCCTCCAGCGTCGAGGAGCACGTGCGTTTCGGCGGTGTCGTGCCCGAGGTCGCGAGCCGGGCCCACCTCGAGGCGATGGTGCCCACGCTCGAGCAGGCGTACGCGCAGGCCGGACTCGACGTGAGCGACGTCGACGCGATCGCGGTCACCTGCGGACCAGGTCTCAGCGGTGCGCTCCTGGTCGGCGTCGCCGCGGCCAAGGCGCTCGCCGTCGCGCACGACAAGCCGCTCTACGGCCTCAACCACCTGGCCGCCCACGTGGCGGTCGACCAGCTCGAGCACGGCCGCTTCGACCGTCGCGTCGCCGCCCTGCTGGTCAGCGGCGGCCACACCGAGATCCTCCTCGTCGACGACATCGCCTCCGACATCACGATGCTGGGCACCACGATCGACGACGCCGCCGGCGAGGCCTTCGACAAGGTCGCCCGCCTGCTGGGCCTGCCGTACCCGGGCGGTCCGCACATCGACCGGGTGGCGCGCGAGGGCGACGGCACCGCGATCGCCTTCCCGCGCGGTCTCACCGCGGCCAAGGACGCCGAGCGCTACCGCTACGACTTCTCCTTCTCCGGCCTCAAGAGTGCCGTCTCGCGGCACGTGCAGCACGAGCAGCGCATGGGACGCCAGATCGACGCCGCCGACGTCGCCGCCTCCTTCCAGGACGCCGTCGTCGACGTCCTGACCCGCAAGACCGTCCAGGCCTGCCGCGACCACGACGTCGACACGCTCGTCGTCGGCGGTGGCGTGGCCGCCAACGGACGACTTCGCGAGATGGTGCTCGCCCGGGCCGAGGCGGCGGGCATCGAGGTCCGCATCCCTCGGCCCGGGCTCTGTACCGACAACGGCGCCATGGTCGCGGCGCTGGGCGCCGAGGTCGTCGCGCGCGGCGTCGCTCCGTCGTCGCTCGACCTACCCGTCGACTCCAGCCTGCCCGTCACCCGCATCGTCGCCTGA
- a CDS encoding DedA family protein has product MTEQIRSWPWAWAWLTLFAIVLLRAGATYGIGRLVAAGVVRRRPPGPRLQAAVDRVERWGPPVVTASFLTVGAQTVVNAGAGLARMSVPRYLVGLVPGAALWATVWSTVGAGVFLAALRTGTDRGQAVAVAVAAVVLVAVVAAVASRRRRGRLDA; this is encoded by the coding sequence GTGACCGAGCAGATCCGTTCCTGGCCGTGGGCGTGGGCCTGGCTGACGCTCTTCGCCATCGTGCTGCTGCGCGCGGGCGCCACCTACGGGATCGGTCGCCTGGTGGCCGCCGGCGTCGTGCGGCGCCGACCGCCCGGACCGCGCCTCCAGGCCGCCGTCGACCGCGTCGAGCGGTGGGGGCCGCCGGTCGTCACGGCGAGCTTCCTCACCGTCGGCGCGCAGACGGTCGTCAACGCCGGCGCGGGTCTGGCGCGCATGTCCGTGCCCCGCTACCTCGTCGGCCTCGTGCCCGGCGCCGCGCTCTGGGCGACCGTCTGGAGCACCGTCGGGGCAGGTGTCTTCCTCGCGGCGCTGCGCACCGGCACCGACCGCGGCCAGGCCGTCGCCGTCGCCGTCGCGGCCGTCGTGCTCGTGGCGGTCGTCGCAGCGGTTGCGTCGCGTCGACGCCGTGGAAGGCTGGACGCATGA
- the adh gene encoding aldehyde dehydrogenase: MSVFAQPGTDGSVVSYKPRYDHWIGGEYVAPSSGQYFENVSPVNGKVFTEIARGNADDIEKALDAAHAAAPAWGKTSVAERANILNKIADRIEQNLEMLAVGETWDNGKPVRETLAADLPLAVDHFRYFAGAIRAQEGHLSQIDDDTVAYHFHEPLGVVGQIIPWNFPLLMAVWKLAPALAAGNAVVLKPAEQTPASIMLLMELVADLLPAGVVNVVNGFGAEAGAPLASSSRIRKIAFTGETTTGRLIMQMASQNLIPVTLELGGKSPNIFFEDVARTDDAFYDKALEGFTMFALNQGEVCTCPSRALIQNSILEQFLPAATDRTKLVKQGNPLDTDTMIGAQASNDQLEKILSYIDIGVQEGARVITGGERVDLGGDLSGGYYVAPTIFQGHNKMRIFQEEIFGPVVSVTGFEDYDDAMSIANDTLYGLGAGVWSRDTNTAYRAGRDIQAGRVWTNCYHAYPAHAAFGGYKSSGIGRENHSMMLDHYQQTKNLLVSYSQNAQGFF, from the coding sequence ATGAGCGTGTTCGCCCAGCCCGGGACCGACGGTTCCGTCGTCTCCTACAAGCCCCGCTACGACCACTGGATCGGCGGCGAGTACGTCGCCCCGTCCAGCGGCCAGTACTTCGAGAACGTCTCGCCCGTGAACGGGAAGGTCTTCACCGAGATCGCGCGGGGCAACGCCGACGACATCGAGAAGGCACTCGACGCCGCGCACGCTGCCGCCCCCGCGTGGGGCAAGACGTCGGTCGCCGAGCGCGCCAACATCCTCAACAAGATCGCCGACCGCATCGAGCAGAACCTCGAGATGCTCGCCGTCGGCGAGACCTGGGACAACGGCAAGCCGGTCCGCGAGACCCTGGCCGCCGACCTGCCCCTCGCCGTCGACCACTTCCGCTACTTCGCCGGCGCGATCCGCGCGCAGGAGGGGCACCTGTCGCAGATCGACGACGACACCGTCGCCTACCACTTCCACGAGCCGCTCGGCGTCGTCGGACAGATCATCCCGTGGAACTTCCCGCTCCTCATGGCCGTCTGGAAGCTCGCCCCGGCGCTGGCGGCCGGCAACGCCGTCGTCCTGAAGCCCGCCGAGCAGACGCCGGCGTCGATCATGCTGCTGATGGAGCTGGTCGCCGACCTGCTCCCGGCCGGTGTCGTCAACGTCGTCAACGGCTTCGGTGCCGAGGCCGGCGCGCCGCTGGCCTCCAGCAGCCGCATCCGCAAGATCGCGTTCACCGGCGAGACGACCACGGGCCGGCTGATCATGCAGATGGCCAGCCAGAACCTCATCCCCGTCACGCTCGAGCTCGGCGGCAAGAGCCCCAACATCTTCTTCGAGGACGTCGCCCGCACCGACGACGCGTTCTACGACAAGGCTCTCGAGGGCTTCACGATGTTCGCGCTCAACCAGGGCGAGGTGTGCACGTGCCCGAGCCGCGCGCTCATCCAGAACTCCATCCTCGAGCAGTTCCTGCCCGCCGCGACCGACCGCACCAAGCTGGTCAAGCAGGGCAACCCGCTCGACACCGACACGATGATCGGCGCGCAGGCCAGCAACGACCAGCTCGAGAAGATCCTGTCCTACATCGACATCGGCGTGCAGGAGGGTGCCCGAGTCATCACCGGCGGCGAGCGTGTCGACCTCGGCGGCGACCTCTCGGGCGGCTACTACGTGGCGCCGACGATCTTCCAGGGCCACAACAAGATGCGGATCTTCCAGGAGGAGATCTTCGGTCCGGTGGTCTCGGTCACCGGGTTCGAGGACTACGACGACGCCATGAGCATCGCCAACGACACGCTCTACGGGCTCGGCGCCGGCGTGTGGTCGCGCGACACGAACACCGCCTACCGCGCGGGCCGCGACATCCAGGCCGGCCGCGTGTGGACGAACTGCTACCACGCCTACCCGGCGCACGCCGCGTTCGGCGGTTACAAGTCGTCCGGCATCGGCCGCGAGAACCACTCGATGATGCTCGACCACTACCAGCAGACGAAGAACCTCCTCGTCTCGTACTCGCAGAACGCCCAGGGCTTCTTCTGA
- a CDS encoding DUF5709 domain-containing protein, with translation MTDGPLEFDDTQENRDDSEVLDQLQPDDTLVDRGVDDVLDEGYSPAEKWSPGEGFGTTAEEALEGETLDQRVAQEEPDVDPYADVDLEGNANELGEPEIGDDRSGRLVAPDEGLAEDTEKALVGDEVGIDGAAASAEEAAVHVVEDDPDDISAGTPDV, from the coding sequence ATGACTGACGGACCCCTCGAGTTTGACGACACCCAGGAGAACCGCGACGACTCGGAGGTGCTCGACCAGCTCCAGCCCGACGACACGCTCGTCGACCGCGGCGTCGACGACGTGCTCGACGAGGGCTACTCGCCGGCCGAGAAGTGGAGCCCCGGCGAGGGCTTCGGCACCACCGCGGAGGAGGCCCTGGAGGGCGAGACGCTCGACCAGCGCGTCGCCCAGGAGGAGCCCGACGTCGACCCGTACGCCGACGTCGATCTCGAGGGCAACGCCAACGAGCTGGGCGAGCCCGAGATCGGCGACGACCGCTCCGGTCGTCTCGTCGCGCCCGACGAGGGTCTGGCCGAGGACACCGAGAAGGCTCTCGTGGGCGACGAGGTCGGCATCGACGGTGCGGCCGCGAGCGCCGAGGAGGCTGCCGTGCACGTCGTCGAGGACGACCCCGACGACATCAGCGCGGGCACGCCCGACGTCTGA
- a CDS encoding ABC transporter permease, which yields MTDALRYEITRLRTIRSTYWILGVAFGFQLLLTVLIAWNLPETGPLSGGDQTFAILVTVGATLGVAPLFIAYVIGLLGVFSMGHEYRHGMIRATLTALPSRLHVMLAKVVTTAVLSLVAALVCVGIALLSAVLFGVGLPSVGGLRDITVGTVLYTTLFSLSGLAFATLTRNQTGAVALLLLVPSLVEGLVKAVVLAIKASSGDPTSRGGIVDILKFLPYDAGGQMYTRVSLNDAFQVFGYKPFGAVGGGITMTVFVVVLLVLATLAFQRRDA from the coding sequence ATGACCGACGCGCTCCGCTACGAGATCACCCGCCTGCGCACCATCCGGTCCACCTACTGGATCCTCGGCGTCGCCTTCGGGTTCCAGCTCCTGCTGACCGTGCTCATCGCCTGGAACCTGCCCGAGACGGGGCCGCTGTCGGGCGGCGACCAGACCTTCGCGATCCTCGTGACCGTCGGCGCCACCCTCGGCGTGGCGCCGCTGTTCATCGCCTACGTGATCGGCCTGCTCGGGGTCTTCTCCATGGGGCACGAGTACCGCCACGGCATGATCCGCGCGACGCTCACCGCCCTGCCCAGCCGTCTGCACGTCATGCTCGCCAAGGTGGTCACGACGGCCGTCCTCTCCCTCGTGGCGGCCCTGGTCTGCGTCGGCATCGCGCTGCTCAGCGCCGTGCTGTTCGGCGTCGGACTGCCGAGCGTCGGCGGGCTGCGCGACATCACCGTCGGCACCGTCCTCTACACGACCCTGTTCTCGCTCTCCGGCCTGGCGTTCGCGACCCTCACCCGCAACCAGACAGGTGCCGTCGCGCTGCTCCTGCTCGTCCCCTCGCTTGTCGAGGGCCTGGTCAAGGCGGTCGTGCTGGCCATCAAGGCGTCCTCGGGCGACCCGACGAGCCGCGGCGGCATCGTCGACATCCTCAAGTTCCTGCCGTACGACGCGGGCGGACAGATGTACACGCGGGTCTCGCTCAACGACGCGTTCCAGGTGTTCGGCTACAAGCCGTTCGGCGCGGTCGGCGGCGGCATCACGATGACGGTGTTCGTCGTCGTGCTCCTCGTGCTGGCCACCCTCGCGTTCCAGCGCCGCGACGCCTGA
- a CDS encoding GAF domain-containing protein, translating into MARTSEPRARHHGRDLAMPPGSDPDALSRRLRRAHEEFLASGATDAPLRDVVRESWQRSLAEGLDPETDLPRITLDDDALREIREHHPLAAGLPVIRRLLVESAGEAGLLVAVSDAAGQLLWVEGAASLRSRAESMHFVPGADWSETSAGTNAPGTALAIERPVQIFGPEHLGRQVTPWSCSAAPIHDPDTGAVLGVLDVTGGPEVATAQGLGFVRATAAAVEAELRIARLQPATAPLHVTSGWSAPRLDVLGVHGATLQVGPLTSRLSRRHSELLLLLSRAPDGMTAAELGVALSDDDQAPVTIRAELSRLRGVLGPLELASRPYRLRSAVRTDVDEVRDLLRDGRLRSAVAAYRGPVLPSSTAPAVEELRDDLHLELVSALLACDDADALLSFADTPHGREDLGVWSRALEILPVSSPRHAQVAAHVDKLDRAFG; encoded by the coding sequence ATGGCACGCACCTCCGAGCCGCGCGCGAGGCACCACGGACGTGACCTCGCGATGCCACCGGGCTCGGACCCCGACGCACTCTCGCGCCGGCTGCGGCGGGCCCACGAGGAGTTCCTGGCCTCCGGCGCCACCGACGCACCGCTCCGCGACGTCGTGCGGGAGTCGTGGCAGCGCAGTCTCGCCGAGGGCCTCGACCCCGAGACCGACCTTCCGCGCATCACGCTCGACGACGACGCGCTGCGCGAGATCCGCGAGCACCACCCCCTCGCGGCCGGGCTCCCGGTCATCCGGCGGCTCCTGGTCGAGTCGGCGGGGGAGGCGGGCCTGCTCGTCGCCGTGAGCGACGCCGCCGGCCAGCTGCTGTGGGTGGAGGGCGCGGCGTCGCTGCGCTCGCGGGCGGAGTCGATGCACTTCGTGCCGGGCGCCGACTGGAGCGAGACGAGCGCCGGGACGAACGCGCCCGGCACGGCCCTGGCGATCGAACGGCCCGTGCAGATCTTCGGCCCCGAGCACCTCGGGCGCCAGGTGACGCCGTGGAGCTGCTCGGCGGCGCCCATCCACGACCCCGACACCGGCGCGGTGCTCGGCGTCCTCGACGTGACCGGAGGTCCCGAGGTCGCGACGGCCCAGGGACTCGGGTTCGTGCGGGCGACCGCCGCCGCGGTCGAGGCCGAGCTGCGCATCGCACGCCTGCAGCCGGCTACCGCACCGCTGCACGTGACGAGCGGATGGTCGGCACCACGCCTCGACGTCCTCGGCGTGCACGGCGCGACGTTGCAGGTCGGTCCGCTCACCTCGCGGCTGAGTCGCCGGCACAGCGAGCTCCTCCTGCTCCTGTCGCGGGCCCCCGACGGCATGACGGCCGCGGAGCTGGGCGTGGCGCTCAGCGACGACGACCAAGCGCCGGTGACGATCCGCGCGGAGCTGTCGAGGCTGCGCGGGGTCCTCGGACCGCTCGAGCTCGCGTCGCGGCCCTACCGCCTGCGCAGCGCGGTGCGCACCGACGTCGACGAGGTCCGCGACCTGCTGCGCGACGGACGTCTGCGCAGCGCCGTCGCCGCCTACCGCGGCCCGGTGCTGCCGTCGTCGACCGCTCCCGCCGTGGAGGAGCTGCGCGACGACCTGCACCTCGAGCTGGTCTCCGCTCTCCTGGCCTGCGACGACGCCGACGCGCTGCTGTCGTTCGCGGACACGCCCCACGGTCGCGAGGACCTCGGCGTGTGGTCGCGGGCGCTCGAGATCCTCCCCGTCTCCTCCCCACGCCACGCCCAGGTCGCGGCCCACGTCGACAAGCTCGACCGCGCCTTCGGCTGA